The DNA sequence AGAATCGCGAAGTCGCTTCCGGCGCGGCGGCCGCCGTGCGGCCCTCGCGGTTTCGGGCTATGCTGGCCCCGCGGTTTTCACGTCATCTCACCGCAGGAGGCGGCCATGGGACTTCTCGATGATCTGCTCGGTGGATTGGCTGGACAGCCGGCGGGCGGGCGCATGCCGCCGCAGCAGCCGGCGGGCGCGCAGGCCGGCGGCGGCATGAGCAGCGTGCTCGTGGCCCTGATGCCGGTCGTGCTCTCGATGCTGTCGAACCAGGGCGCGCGGCGCGGCGGGCCCGGTCAGATGGGCGCGGCGCCCGGCGGGGGCGGCCTGGGCGACATCCTGGGCCAGGTGCTCGGCGGCGCCGCGGGCGGCGGACTCGGCAGCATCCTCGCCCAGCTTCAGCAGGCCGGCTACGGCGAGCAGGCCGATTCCTGGGTGAGCCCCGGCGCCAATAAGCCCATCCCGCCGGACGCGATGGCGCAGATCTTCGGGCAGGACGGTCTGCAGCAGATCTCGCGTCACGCCGGCCTGAGCGAGGAGGAGACCTCGCGCGGGCTCTCCCAGCTCCTGCCCGAGGTGGTGGACCGCGTGACCCCGGGCGGCCAGGTGCCCGACTTCGACTCGCTCAGCACGAGCGTGGACGACCTGGCGCGCCGGCTGGGCATGCGCTGAGCGCGGCCGCGATCGGCGAATCGAGGAGG is a window from the Candidatus Methylomirabilota bacterium genome containing:
- a CDS encoding YidB family protein is translated as MGLLDDLLGGLAGQPAGGRMPPQQPAGAQAGGGMSSVLVALMPVVLSMLSNQGARRGGPGQMGAAPGGGGLGDILGQVLGGAAGGGLGSILAQLQQAGYGEQADSWVSPGANKPIPPDAMAQIFGQDGLQQISRHAGLSEEETSRGLSQLLPEVVDRVTPGGQVPDFDSLSTSVDDLARRLGMR